A DNA window from Anastrepha ludens isolate Willacy chromosome 6, idAnaLude1.1, whole genome shotgun sequence contains the following coding sequences:
- the LOC128866303 gene encoding transmembrane protein 14 homolog — protein sequence MGLDMMGFILAGTYTALGVVKAIDNSSYIQLGASVVVGSALSYGAYLNSRDPPRPLLQLSTEILMAGIMGTRYRLTHELNDGALFLATVASAFYNSCMYKEYLDEQIDIDDFLGRNRGTKIYIKIPDKLGM from the exons ATGGGTCTTGATATGATGGGTTTTATACTTGCGGGCACTTATACTGCTTTGGGTGTTGTGAAAGCTATCGATAATA GTTCATACATTCAATTAGGTGCAAGCGTTGTGGTTGGTAGTGCGCTGAGCTATGGTGCCTATTTGAATTCAAGAGATCCACCACGTCCGTTGCTTCAATTATCTACTGAGATTTTAATGGCCGGCATAATGGGTACCCGCTATAGGTTGACACATGAGTTGAACGATGGTGCACTATTTCTAGCTACAGTCGCTTCAGCCTTTTACAATTCTTGTATGTATAAGGAATATTTGGACGAacaaatcgatatcgatgactttCTCGGAAGGAATAGAGGAACGAAGATTTATATCAAAATACCAGATAAGCTTGGGATGTGA
- the LOC128867961 gene encoding far upstream element-binding protein 3 isoform X1, producing MSEFAGSQSNLNQSQAFAAALQRAKQIAAKIQPNTAQGSGSVPSAGPPAGPPANVGFKRSHEDGDSGPEMKRFTSPTNDYNNSNGSSVGGGGGSNPGSTNISQALAQATAVAQRLAATAGTTVEEQIRIPESLVNSVLGRGSTETITQIQGESGCKVQLSQDQDRVVTLRGSRETVTKGRELFQQLSNRNGGGNIEVVLTINMPPPGPTGFPPYQEIMIPGTKVGLVIGKGGDTIKQLQEKTGAKMVIIQDGPNQEIIKPLRISGDPQKIEHAKQAVLDLIAQKDLQAAALAARNNGGSVQGSGGGSGGYNFGNTGEQCEVFVPKIAVGVVIGKGGDMIRKIQTECGCKLQFIQGKNDEPGDRRCLIQGTRQQVDDAKRMIDGLIENMMQRQQRNANSNNNSNGNMEGNNSNYGYGYGVNHAQQPPREEITFMVPSSKCGIVIGRGGETIKLINQQSGAYCEMDRNAVNPPSEKLFKCKGTSEQVEAARQMIAEKINMELPIISRKPISGNIPGQHNNQGGYGQNPMQNDPNAAAAAYQQQWGGYAQGWGDQSQQQQMMMGGAAMGQNAPAAGGGQQADYSAQWIEYYKSMGMMREAEMIEQQLKAKQGGGNPGQPMGGAGGMPQQQQAQPQPQQQPQQQQPQQQQAQQGGGTADYSAQWAEYYRSIGKIAEAEAIEKQMKQGQNGQANAVGAASASNNAAAGNNSSSGNNSGAGTTNNPADGGNNAALQGMTPSQYAQYSQYYAAAAAQASQAAGGAAPGYPQQAAYGGYGAPGGGYPGAPQPNMTPGNMGGGPNAANQNKQNKGDKN from the exons atgagtgaatttGCTGGATCACAATCCAATTTAAACCAATCACAAGCGTTTGCTGCTGCTTTACAACGAGCTAAGCAg ATTGCCGCAAAAATACAACCAAATACCGCCCAGGGTAGCGGAAGTGTACCTAGCGCTGGGCCCCCCGCTGGTCCACCAGCTAACGTTGGATTTAAGCGTTCTCATGAAGACGGCGATTCGGGTCCCGAAATGAAACGCTTCACTAGTCCTACCAATGACTACAATAATTCTAACGGCAGTAGcgttggtggtggtggcggaAGTAATCCTGGCTCAACCAATATTTCGCAAGCATTGGCACAAGCTACAGCAGTTGCGCAGCGTCTCGCGGCTACAGCTGGCACTACAGTAGAAGAGCAAATACGTATTCCAGAGTCGCTTGTAAACTCGGTGCTGGGACGTGGCAGTACAGAAACTATAACTCAAATTCAGGGTGAATCTGGCTGCAAAGTACAACTATCGCAAGATCAAG atCGAGTCGTAACACTACGTGGCTCACGTGAAACTGTAACGAAAGGACGTGAGCTTTTCCAGCAATTGTCTAATCGCAATGGAGGGGGCAATATTGAAGTGGTTTTGACAATTAATATGCCGCCGCCTGGCCCGACCGGTTTCCCTCCATACCAAGAAATTATGATACCTGGAACAAAAGTAGGTTTGGTAATTGGCAAAGGCGGTGATACCATTAAACAGTTGCAAGAGAAGACCGGCGCTAAAATGGTAATCATACAGGATGGACCAAATCAggaaataatt AAACCACTGCGCATCTCAGGAGATCCACAAAAGATTGAACATGCCAAGCAAGCAGTATTAGATTTAATAGCGCAGAAAGATTTGCAGGCAGCAGCACTCGCTGCACGCAATAACGGTGGTAGTGTGCAAGGCAGTGGTGGTGGTAGTGGTGGCTATAATTTCGGCAACACAGGAGAACAGTGCGAAGTATTTGTACCAAAAATAGCCGTAGGTGTGGTAATTGGCAAAGGCGGCGATATGATTCGCAAAATACAAACTGAATGCGGCTGCAAGCTGCAATTCATACAAGGCAAGAATGATGAACCAGGCGATAGAAGATGCCTCATACAAGGTACACGGCAGCAGGTTGATGACGCTAAACGTATGATTGACGGTCTTATTGAGAATATGATG CAACGACAACAACGCAACGCCAATAGTAATAACAATAGTAATGGCAATATGGAGGGCAACAATTCCAATTACGGTTACGGCTATGGCGTAAATCACGCGCAACAGCCACCACGTGAAGAAATCACATTTATGGTTCCTTCATCGAAATGCGGC ATCGTAATCGGTCGTGGTGGTGAAACAATAAAGCTAATAAATCAGCAATCCGGCGCTTATTGTGAAATGGATCGCAATGCGGTCAATCCACCATCtgaaaagttattcaaatgtAAGGGTACTTCGGAACAAGTAGAAGCAGCTCGCCAAATGATAGCCGAAAAGATCAATATGGAGTTGCCAATTATTTCACGTAAGCCTATTAGCGGCAATATTCCAGGGCAGCATAACAACCAAGGTGGTTATGGCCAAAATccaatgcaaaatgatccaaaTGCCGCTGCAGCTGCTTATCAACAACAATGGGGCGGTTATGCTCAAGGTTGGGGCGATCAAAGTCAGCAGCAACAAATGATGATGGGTGGGGCCGCTATGGGTCAAAATGCACCGGCAGCTGGTGGTGGACAACAAGCAGATTACTCAGCTCAGTGGATCGAATATTACAA atcAATGGGCATGATGCGCGAAGCCGAAATGATAGAACAGCAATTGAAAGCGAAACAGGGCG GTGGAAATCCGGGTCAACCAATGGGTGGTGCAGGTGGCATGCCACAACAGCAACAGGCGCAACCACAACcgcaacaacaaccacagcagcagcagcctcaacaacaacaagcacagCAAGGAGGCGGAACCGCAGATTATAGCGCCCAATGGGCTGAATATTACCGCAGTATAGGGAAGATTGCCGAAGCCGAAGCTATTGAGAAGCAAATGAAG CAGGGCCAGAATGGACAGGCAAATGCTGTTGGAGCTGCGAGTGCGAGTAACAACGCAGCAGCGGGCAACAATAGCAGTAGCGGCAACAATAGTGGTGCCGGCACTACTAATAACCCCGCCGATGGCGGCAACAATGCGGCGTTACAAGGTATGACACCTAGTCAATATGCACAGTATTCGCAATATTATGCTGCAGCTGCTGCCCAAGCAAGCCAGGCGGCAGGAGGCGCTGCACCCGGCTATCCACAACAAGCGGCATATGGGGGCTATGGCGCACCTGGAGGTGGATATCCAGGCGCGCCACAACCCAACATGACGCCTGGTAACATGGGTGGTGGCCCAAATGCCGCcaatcaaaacaaacaaaacaaaggcGACaagaattaa
- the LOC128866304 gene encoding transmembrane protein 14 homolog — MPTDLIGYLYAATVAAGGIIGYVKAGSVPSLGAGLAFGAILGVGAHFNSQEPPRPLLQLGTSLLLAGMMGARWNRTGKLMPAGMICMISVAALLRNLVMYNRYLPLPGRQQ; from the exons atgcCAACTGACTTGATTGGGTATTTATACGCTGCTACTGTAGCTGCTGGCGGTATTATCGGTTATGTTAAAGCCG GTTCCGTGCCCTCCTTGGGGGCTGGGTTGGCTTTTGGTGCCATACTTGGCGTAGGTGCACACTTTAATTCACAAGAACCACCACGTCCACTCTTGCAGTTGGGCACATCTCTACTTTTAGCTGGCATGATGGGTGCACGTTGGAACCGTACTGGCAAATTAATGCCTGCTGGCATGATTTGCATGATATCTGTGGCAGCCTTACTGCGAAACTTGGTTATGTACAATCGCTACTTGCCCTTACCAGGAAGACAACAGTAA
- the LOC128867961 gene encoding far upstream element-binding protein 3 isoform X2, with protein MSEFAGSQSNLNQSQAFAAALQRAKQIAAKIQPNTAQGSGSVPSAGPPAGPPANVGFKRSHEDGDSGPEMKRFTSPTNDYNNSNGSSVGGGGGSNPGSTNISQALAQATAVAQRLAATAGTTVEEQIRIPESLVNSVLGRGSTETITQIQGESGCKVQLSQDQDRVVTLRGSRETVTKGRELFQQLSNRNGGGNIEVVLTINMPPPGPTGFPPYQEIMIPGTKVGLVIGKGGDTIKQLQEKTGAKMVIIQDGPNQEIIKPLRISGDPQKIEHAKQAVLDLIAQKDLQAAALAARNNGGSVQGSGGGSGGYNFGNTGEQCEVFVPKIAVGVVIGKGGDMIRKIQTECGCKLQFIQGKNDEPGDRRCLIQGTRQQVDDAKRMIDGLIENMMQRQQRNANSNNNSNGNMEGNNSNYGYGYGVNHAQQPPREEITFMVPSSKCGIVIGRGGETIKLINQQSGAYCEMDRNAVNPPSEKLFKCKGTSEQVEAARQMIAEKINMELPIISRKPISGNIPGQHNNQGGYGQNPMQNDPNAAAAAYQQQWGGYAQGWGDQSQQQQMMMGGAAMGQNAPAAGGGQQADYSAQWIEYYKSMGMMREAEMIEQQLKAKQGGGNPGQPMGGAGGMPQQQQAQPQPQQQPQQQQPQQQQAQQGGGTADYSAQWAEYYRSIGKIAEAEAIEKQMKGQNGQANAVGAASASNNAAAGNNSSSGNNSGAGTTNNPADGGNNAALQGMTPSQYAQYSQYYAAAAAQASQAAGGAAPGYPQQAAYGGYGAPGGGYPGAPQPNMTPGNMGGGPNAANQNKQNKGDKN; from the exons atgagtgaatttGCTGGATCACAATCCAATTTAAACCAATCACAAGCGTTTGCTGCTGCTTTACAACGAGCTAAGCAg ATTGCCGCAAAAATACAACCAAATACCGCCCAGGGTAGCGGAAGTGTACCTAGCGCTGGGCCCCCCGCTGGTCCACCAGCTAACGTTGGATTTAAGCGTTCTCATGAAGACGGCGATTCGGGTCCCGAAATGAAACGCTTCACTAGTCCTACCAATGACTACAATAATTCTAACGGCAGTAGcgttggtggtggtggcggaAGTAATCCTGGCTCAACCAATATTTCGCAAGCATTGGCACAAGCTACAGCAGTTGCGCAGCGTCTCGCGGCTACAGCTGGCACTACAGTAGAAGAGCAAATACGTATTCCAGAGTCGCTTGTAAACTCGGTGCTGGGACGTGGCAGTACAGAAACTATAACTCAAATTCAGGGTGAATCTGGCTGCAAAGTACAACTATCGCAAGATCAAG atCGAGTCGTAACACTACGTGGCTCACGTGAAACTGTAACGAAAGGACGTGAGCTTTTCCAGCAATTGTCTAATCGCAATGGAGGGGGCAATATTGAAGTGGTTTTGACAATTAATATGCCGCCGCCTGGCCCGACCGGTTTCCCTCCATACCAAGAAATTATGATACCTGGAACAAAAGTAGGTTTGGTAATTGGCAAAGGCGGTGATACCATTAAACAGTTGCAAGAGAAGACCGGCGCTAAAATGGTAATCATACAGGATGGACCAAATCAggaaataatt AAACCACTGCGCATCTCAGGAGATCCACAAAAGATTGAACATGCCAAGCAAGCAGTATTAGATTTAATAGCGCAGAAAGATTTGCAGGCAGCAGCACTCGCTGCACGCAATAACGGTGGTAGTGTGCAAGGCAGTGGTGGTGGTAGTGGTGGCTATAATTTCGGCAACACAGGAGAACAGTGCGAAGTATTTGTACCAAAAATAGCCGTAGGTGTGGTAATTGGCAAAGGCGGCGATATGATTCGCAAAATACAAACTGAATGCGGCTGCAAGCTGCAATTCATACAAGGCAAGAATGATGAACCAGGCGATAGAAGATGCCTCATACAAGGTACACGGCAGCAGGTTGATGACGCTAAACGTATGATTGACGGTCTTATTGAGAATATGATG CAACGACAACAACGCAACGCCAATAGTAATAACAATAGTAATGGCAATATGGAGGGCAACAATTCCAATTACGGTTACGGCTATGGCGTAAATCACGCGCAACAGCCACCACGTGAAGAAATCACATTTATGGTTCCTTCATCGAAATGCGGC ATCGTAATCGGTCGTGGTGGTGAAACAATAAAGCTAATAAATCAGCAATCCGGCGCTTATTGTGAAATGGATCGCAATGCGGTCAATCCACCATCtgaaaagttattcaaatgtAAGGGTACTTCGGAACAAGTAGAAGCAGCTCGCCAAATGATAGCCGAAAAGATCAATATGGAGTTGCCAATTATTTCACGTAAGCCTATTAGCGGCAATATTCCAGGGCAGCATAACAACCAAGGTGGTTATGGCCAAAATccaatgcaaaatgatccaaaTGCCGCTGCAGCTGCTTATCAACAACAATGGGGCGGTTATGCTCAAGGTTGGGGCGATCAAAGTCAGCAGCAACAAATGATGATGGGTGGGGCCGCTATGGGTCAAAATGCACCGGCAGCTGGTGGTGGACAACAAGCAGATTACTCAGCTCAGTGGATCGAATATTACAA atcAATGGGCATGATGCGCGAAGCCGAAATGATAGAACAGCAATTGAAAGCGAAACAGGGCG GTGGAAATCCGGGTCAACCAATGGGTGGTGCAGGTGGCATGCCACAACAGCAACAGGCGCAACCACAACcgcaacaacaaccacagcagcagcagcctcaacaacaacaagcacagCAAGGAGGCGGAACCGCAGATTATAGCGCCCAATGGGCTGAATATTACCGCAGTATAGGGAAGATTGCCGAAGCCGAAGCTATTGAGAAGCAAATGAAG GGCCAGAATGGACAGGCAAATGCTGTTGGAGCTGCGAGTGCGAGTAACAACGCAGCAGCGGGCAACAATAGCAGTAGCGGCAACAATAGTGGTGCCGGCACTACTAATAACCCCGCCGATGGCGGCAACAATGCGGCGTTACAAGGTATGACACCTAGTCAATATGCACAGTATTCGCAATATTATGCTGCAGCTGCTGCCCAAGCAAGCCAGGCGGCAGGAGGCGCTGCACCCGGCTATCCACAACAAGCGGCATATGGGGGCTATGGCGCACCTGGAGGTGGATATCCAGGCGCGCCACAACCCAACATGACGCCTGGTAACATGGGTGGTGGCCCAAATGCCGCcaatcaaaacaaacaaaacaaaggcGACaagaattaa